In Fusarium pseudograminearum CS3096 chromosome 1, whole genome shotgun sequence, one genomic interval encodes:
- the CCH1 gene encoding CCH1, whose amino-acid sequence MSSNSWDQDGRPARRQSIPLQDLDGSHVDNSQTQAGLFYQQPASSSFSDTPQMSANAPGISTYWDQPYDHFNDDVSPGSPIDPMALQAALPPGMDHHEPSPPLPSTPVRTYDPPAPYVEDAPSTDYAESDRVPLTAGVEPISGSLSANNLDSRNRDSFQTVASVENSPSRGRSTRSLGEDLRASYGSTRNRNFGASLNPNEYPRPRSPSTSGALSRAGSIVRAMSQRVVNISGETEVIDHRASRHRSRSPVGHSQDRNRDTVNSMFADTSYQPQLVRSSSEKSTQPRFGVEETEDPELPRPPLPNPLKGKSLGIFSPNNPLRLRLCDLLVNPYTEPFLLLLIVLQAILLAVESAPNVFEKGRPDRWGKHAIDWAMLALFIIFTLEIITRIIVSGFILNAPEYSTIDRKRGIRAAIADQYRAVFQPERIKSVKKASQYNPEPSAISRSFTTFMQGQQALPRTLEEHQRFQLARRAFLRHSFNRFDFVAVVSYWITFWLSVSGLETKHDIYAFRMLSCLRILRLLALTNGTAIILRSLKKATPLLARVAFLITFFWLLFAIIGVQSFKASLMRQCVWLDPLEPTNLDASYTNSDAFCGGYLNNQTGETMPWLKFNNSDSLTDLINGTKEGKGFLCPRGSICLQQSNPYNGTVNFDNIFNSLELVFVIMSANTFTDLMYMTMSSDYFQAALFFGAGTMIMMLWLTNLLIAVITSSFQVIREESKASAFTVSEEPPVQAHSDERLRRTSSLQRVYHKTRAFWILVIAFGLICQACRSATMSSKRARIIDTAEIIITILLDIEMIIRIVTDWNYFHKSWRNIFDLGLAIITSIILIPPIRRTRAYWWLTVFQILRVYRIVLAVPVTRELILLVLGNAAGIGNLMFFVFLMTFLVAIFAAQLFRGQIPLYDDGELNRISFYTIYNSFLGMYQILTSENWTGILYTVTSYTRYKNTAWVGAILLIGWFIVAFFILVNMFIAVIQENFDVSEDEKRLQQVKAFLQRRDLGASSSNLALSTIFGFSKYRKNKDPLDYGPATVEMLLKDAVVREFLDDQMNPKPEHHGPVRSATTLLGGEIKPGRFSAVWGKIKDWFSDREPNPFYSSLRFDGANDTSDPRQMAEQAMSATMTRRRAQREYLAKYPNYNNSLYIFTPNNSLRRLCQRVVGPSRGIERIDGVVPDTVLWYCFTIFVYTAIAAMVILACITTPLYQKEYQEQHDFSIRNWYIWTDMAFAVIFTVEAGIKIIADGLLWTPNAFLRSSWGFMDSIVLVTLWINVVTLLINDGAISRAIGAFKALRALRLLNVSNSARNTFHDLIIVGWWKILGAAFVSLSLLIPAAIYGLNLFNGLLLSCNDGSDGINTMDNCFGEFASTPFSDDWPMLAPRVAANPFYSFDDFGSSLFILFQIVSQEGWTDVSFAVQAITGPFKQPSDLASQGNAVFIVIFNLLATVFVLTLFISVFMRNYTEQTGVAYLTAEQRSWLELRKILRQISPSKSSYDDSEKSWKKWCHKRAIEKKGKWYRTITVILVLHLIVLVSEFADEPWWWTRYRDFVFFAFIVAYTVNIAIRIIGLGWVRFRRSSWDLYSLFIVFGAFVSTFALLVSDTELEAYVQLHKVFLVAIVLLLIPRNDALDQLFKTAAASLTVIGNLLATWLVFFLVFAIAMTQAFSLTRFGAETSANTNFRTVPKALILLYRMSLGEGWNAVMEDYASIEPPLCVIDEGNFFNSDCGSKSWARILFIAWNIVSMYIFVNLFVSLIYESFSYVFQRSSGMAVVDRDEIRRFKEAWRSVDPAGTGYITKAAFPRLLGELSGVFQMRIYDPEDSVHSILEDIRDDVKLTHHSSIATTSGFSGIDLNKLNARLRRIDSEKVRHQRRRFNTFYEEVLVSADPDRGISFTSVLMILAHYNIISDNKSLRLEEFLRRRARLQRVDDQVRRGVVLGFFDTLYYTRQFKKHLMRKQSARMTAVPQLNIPEIMVENDLSEDETGRAGSRSPLSPASRPSSVDAGEPRNWLGSVDLSLHDTSWSHPLSFPRAAPPSPTMPTQPSAFSFEIEEDEPQQPTAQARTSAPTGRESNHLDPTSPLQVRGMLDDSVWGESIRRSATVRQTQNRS is encoded by the exons ATGTCTTCGAACTCTTGGGATCAAGACGGGCGCCCTGCGCGCCGTCAGTCTATCCCGCTACAAGACCTAGATGGATCGCATGTCGACAATTCCCAAACCCAGGCCGGGCTTTTCTACCAGCAGCCggcctcatcttccttctccgACACTCCTCAAATGTCTGCTAACGCTCCTGGCATCTCGACATATTGGGATCAGCCCTATGATCACTTCAACGACGATGTTAGCCCAGGATCGCCCATAGATCCCATGGCTCTGCAAGCTGCTTTGCCGCCTGGCATGGATCATCATGAGCCAAGTCCACCGCTGCCCTCTACGCCCGTCCGTACCTACGACCCTCCTGCTCCATATGTCGAAGATGCGCCGAGTACCGATTACGCCGAATCCGATCGAGTGCCGTTGACAGCTGGTGTTGAGCCCATCTCCGGTTCATTGTCCGCCAATAACCTGGACAGCCGGAATCGAGATAGTTTTCAGACCGTAGCCAGCGTGGAAAACAGCCCTTCTCGTGGCCGCAGCACAAGAAGTCTGGGCGAGGATTTGAGAGCCAGCTATGGGTCTACTCGAAATCGCAACTTTGGTGCTTCCCTCAACCCAAATGAGTACCCAAGACCTAGGTCGCCTTCTACATCAGGTGCCTTGTCGCGCGCTGGATCTATCGTTCGGGCAATGTCACAACGTGTCGTCAATATCAGCGGAGAGACTGAGGTTATCGATCATCGGGCGTCCAGGCATCGCTCACGTTCGCCCGTTGGACATAGTCAAGACAGGAACCGGGATACTGTGAATTCGATGTTCGCCGATACTTCATACCAACCGCAACTGGTTCGCTCATCCAGCGAAAAATCCACGCAGCCACGCTTCGGTGTGGAAGAAACTGAAGACCCAGAGCTACCAAGACCACCTCTGCCGAACCCTCTGAAAGGAAAATCATTGGGTATTTTCTCGCCAAATAACCCATTGCGGTTGCGACTTTGCGATCTTCTGGTCAACCCATATACGgagccttttcttttgcttttgatTGTCTTGCAGGCAATCCTTCTAGCAGTCGAGTCTGCCCCAAATGTGTTCGAGAAAGGTCGCCCTGATCGATGGGGTAAGCATGCTATCGATTGGGCCATGCTTGcactttttataattttcACTCTGGAGATCATTACGCGCATCATAGTGTCCGGGTTTATACTCAATGCGCCAGAGTATAGCACGATTGATCGCAAGCGTGGTATTCGAGCTGCAATTGCAGATCAATATCGTGCCGTTTTCCAGCCTGAGCGTATCAAGTCTGTAAAAAAGGCGTCGCAATACAACCCAGAACCATCGGCGATCTCTCGTTCCTTCACGACCTTCATGCAGGGTCAGCAGGCTCTACCAAGAACTTTGGAAGAACATCAGAGGTTTCAACTTGCTCGCCGGGCATTCTTACGACATTCCTTCAACCGGTTTGACTTTGTTGCCGTCGTTTCGTATTGGATAACTTTCTGGTTGAGCGTTTCTGGACTCGAAACGAAACATGACATATATGCGTTTCGAATGTTAAGTTGCTTGCGGATTCTGCGGCTGCTGGCATTGACAAATGGTACTGCG ATCATTCTTCGGAGTTTGAAGAAAGCGACTCCGCTACTGGCCCGTGTCGCTTTTCTCATCACGTTCTTTTGGCTACtttttgccatcattggtgtGCAAAGCTTTAAAGCAAGTCTGATGCGGCAATGTGTCTGGTTGGATCCGCTTGAGCCTACAAACCTAGATGCTTCGTACACGAATTCGGATGCCTTTTGTGGCGGTTACTTGAACAATCAGACAGGAGAGACCATGCCTTGGCTCAAGTTTAACAACTCGGACTCCTTGACAGACCTTATAAATGGGACcaaagaagggaaaggatTTCTGTGCCCTCGAGGTTCCATTTGCCTTCAACAGTCCAACCCATATAACGGGACTGTCAACTTTGATAACATTTTCAACTCCCTGGAATTAGTTTTTGTTATCATGAGCGCCAATACCTTCACTGACCTCATGTACATGACAATGAGCTCTGATTACTTTCAAGCTGCACTCTTTTTCGGTGCAGGaaccatgatcatgatgcttTGGCTCACGAATTTACTCATCGCCGTCATCACATCGTCCTTCCAAGTTATTCGAGAAGAGAGCAAGGCTAGTGCATTCACAGTCAGTGAAGAACCGCCCGTTCAAGCTCATTCAGATGAAAGACTTCGCCGCACATCGTCGCTACAACGTGTCTACCACAAAACCAGGGCATTTTGGATTCTTGTTATTGCGTTTGGGCTAATATGCCAGGCTTGCCGTAGCGCAACTATGTCGTCGAAAAGAGCTCGGATCATTGACACGGCAGAAATTATTATcaccatccttcttgatatAGAAATGATCATTCGGATTGTTACTGACTGGAACTATTTCCACAAAAGCTGGCGGAATATTTTTGATCTGGGGCTCGCCATTATTACCTCTATCATCTTAATACCTCCGATTCGCCGTACAAGAGCGTACTGGTGGTTGACAGTTTTTCAAATTTTGCGAGTTTACCGCATCGTTCTGGCAGTACCTGTGACACGAGAGCTCATTCTGCTCGTTCTGGGAAATGCTGCTGGTATTGGAAACCTGATGTTCTTTGTTTTTCTCATGACCTTCTTGgttgccatctttgctgcGCAACTATTCAGGGGTCAGATACCTTtgtatgatgatggtgaactCAATCGCATATCGTTCTACACCATCTACAATTCATTCCTAGGTATGTACCAGATCTTGACGAGTGAGAACTGGACAGGGATTCTCTATACTGTCACATCCTATACAAGATACAAAAACACTGCTTGGGTCGGAGCTATCCTATTGATTGGATGGTTCATTGTGGCGTTTTTCATTCTCGTCAATATGTTCATTGCTGTTATTCAAGAGAACTTTGATGTgtctgaggatgagaagcggCTTCAGCAAGTCAAGGCTTTCCTTCAAAGGCGTGATCTTGGTGCCTCTTCCAGCAACCTGGCCCTCTCAACTATCTTTGGGTTTTCGAAATATCGCAAAAATAAGGACCCTCTCGATTACGGGCCTGCGACGGTCGAGATGCTCCTCAAAGATGCGGTTGTTCGTGAGTTCTTGGACGACCAGATGAACCCAAAACCAGAACACCATGGACCTGTTAGAAGTGCAACCACGCTTTTGGGTGGTGAGATCAAGCCCGGCCGATTTTCCGCTGTCTGGGGGAAAATTAAAGACTGGTTCAGCGATAGGGAACCGAATCCGTTTTACTCGAGCCTGAGATTTGATGGTGCGAACGACACCTCCGATCCTCGACAAATGGCCGAGCAGGCTATGTCTGCAACGATGactcgaagaagagctcagCGAGAATATCTTGCCAAGTATCCCAACTACAACAACTCATTGTATATATTCACGCCCAACAACAGCCTGCGCCGGCTTTGTCAGCGGGTTGTTGGCCCTTCCCGTGGTATCGAACGAATCGATGGCGTGGTGCCTGATACGGTGCTTTGGTATTGTTTCACGATATTCGTCTATACCGCAATCGCGGCGATGGTCATTCTTGCATGTATCACCACTCCTCTTTACCAGAAGGAATATCAAGAACAGCACGATTTCAGTATTAGGAACTGGTACATCTGGACTGATATGGCCTTTGCCGTCATTTTTACAGTGGAAGCCGGGATCAAAATCATTGCAGACGGACTCTTGTGGACCCCAAACGCATTCTTGCGCAGCTCGTGGGGGTTCATGGACTCTATTGTCTTAGTGACCCTCTGGATCAATGTTGTCacgcttctcatcaacgatgGCGCTATTTCCAGAGCCATCGGCGCATTCAAGGCCCTTCGTGCCCTCCGCCTGCTCAATGTTAGCAATAGCGCTCGAAATACCTTCCATGATCTCATTATCGTTGGTTGGTGGAAGATCTTAGGC GCTGCCTtcgtttctttgtctttgcttaTCCCGGCTGCCATTTATGGCCTCAACTTATTCAACGGACTACTTTTATCTTGCAATGACGGTAGTGATGGAATCAACACGATGGATAACTGCTTCGGAGAGTTTGCAAGCACGCCGTTCAGTGATGATTGGCCAATGCTTGCCCCGCGTGTTGCTGCAAACCCTTTCTACAGTTTTGACGATTTCGGCTCATCTTTgttcatcctcttccagaTTGTCAGCCAGGAAGGATGGACGGATGTATCTTTCGCTGTACAGGCCATAACCGGCCCGTTCAAGCAACCTTCTGACCTGGCCTCACAGGGAAATGCTGTCTTCATTGTCATTTTCAACCTGTTGGCGACCGTCTTCGTACTCACACTGTTCATCTCTGTGTTTATGCGTAACTACACAGAGCAGACTGGCGTTGCCTATCTGACGGCTGAGCAGCGCTCGTGGCTAGAATTGCGCAAGATTCTTCGTCAGATTTCGCCTTCTAAAAGCTCTTATGATGATTCCGAAAAGAGCTGGAAGAAGTGGTGCCATAAAAGAGctattgagaagaagggcaagtgGTATCGGACAATCACAGTCATTCTGGTACTGCACTTGATTGTTCTTGTTTCAGAGTTCGCCGACGAGCCGTGGTGGTGGACAAGATACCGTGACTTTGTTTTCTTCGCCTTCATTGTGGCATATACTGTCAACATCGCTATTCGCATCATTGGTCTAGGCTGGGTGCGGTTCAGGCGAAGCTCGTGGGACCTATACTCGCTTTTCATTGTCTTTGGCGCATTTGTTTCGACCTTTGCTCTCTTGGTTTCAGATACTGAACTGGAAGCATATGTTCAGCTTCACAAGGTTTTCCTGGTAGCCATCGTGCTATTGCTCATTCCCCGAAACGACGCGCTAGATCAGCTTTTCAAGACTGCGGCAGCCAGTCTGACGGTAATTGGCAACTTGCTTGCGACCTGGCTGGTATTCTTCCTTGTTTTTGCTATTGCAATGACCCAAGCTTTCAGCTTGACACGGTTCGGAGCGGAGACAAGTGCAAACACCAATTTCAGAACCGTTCCCAAAGCCTTGATTCTCTTGTACAGGATGAGTCTTGGTGAGGGATGGAACGCAGTCATGGAAGACTATGCCAGTATCGAACCACCGCTTTGCGTTATCGATGAAGGTAATTTCTTCAACAGTGATTGTGGCAGCAAATCATGGGCAAGAATTCTCTTCATTGCTTGGAACATTGTCAGCATGTATATCTTTGTGAACCTGTTTGTGTCACTCATTTACGAAAGCTTCAGTTATGTCTTCCAGCGTTCGAGTGGCATGGCAGTTGTGGATAGAGATGAGATACGACGGTTCAAAGAAGCATGGCGTAGCGTGGACCCGGCGGGCACTGGATACATCACAAAGGCGGCTTTCCCTCGGCTGCTGGGCGAGCTATCAGGCGTCTTCCAGATGCGTATATACGATCCTGAGGACAGTGTTCACTCCATCCTGGAGGACATCAGGGACGATGTGAAACTGACGCACCATTCGTCGATTGCAACAACAAGTGGATTCAGCGGGATCGACTTGAATAAGCTAAACGCTAGGCTGAGGCGCATAGACTCAGAAAAGGTCCGCCATCAGCGCCGGCGATTCAATACTTTCTACGAGGAAGTTTTAGTTTCTGCAGACCCAGACAGGGGCATTTCTTTCACGAGTGTGCTGATGATTCTGGCTCACTATAACATTAtcagcgacaacaagagTTTGAG GCTCGAAGAATTTCTGAGACGTCGAGCACGTCTCCAACGAGTTGACGACCAAGTCCGACGTGGCGtggtcttgggcttcttcgaCACATT ATATTACACACGACAGTTTAAGAAGCACTTGATGCGCAAGCAATCGGCGCGGATGACTGCCGTTCCACAGCTGAATATCCCGGAGATCATGGTCGAGAACGATTTGAGTGAGGATGAGACCGGCAGAGCAGGGTCAAGATCTCCTCTTTCACCAGCCTCACGCCCGTCAAGTGTCGACGCAGGAGAGCCACGCAATTGGTTGGGGTCTGTGGATCTGTCGTTGCACGATACATCATGGAGTCACCCTCTCAGCTTCCCCAGAGCTGcacctccatcaccaacgatgCCTACCCAACCTTCGGCTTTCAGTttcgagattgaagaggacGAGCCTCAGCAACCTACAGCACAAGCGAGAACCTCAGCCCCCACAGGACGTGAGAGTAACCATTTGGACCCAACCAGCCCTTTGCAAGTCCGGGGAATGCTTGACGATTCGGTTTGGGGCGAAAGCATTCGCCGAAGTGCTACAGTCAGGCAGACACAGAACCGGTCATAG